A genomic window from Anthocerotibacter panamensis C109 includes:
- a CDS encoding SDR family NAD(P)-dependent oxidoreductase has protein sequence MSGTTGIGFVADNKPILLEFEAVGFAGSGSQGSLFLQTPTTGRIEAALREVFTVLDCVVVSREAGTTGAHMIAYVVPTETFNPEDLCLDRLMPGFTCSLSFVAISAIPLTRTGAVDWMALEHLAVLDAALLQQWECRLGASSGISDVAVLAQAHVPVLPPLHLADVLPDWSARTVPGVATPVVSSAVPMSVVQVPAFRDGGVLAPDSPQTLPELLAWAADIAPEQGITYLLADGSEQTQTYPQLWEEARRILRGLQSLGLEPQNPVLLQLEAHQDLIPAFWGCLLGGFVPLILPLPPTFEQPNSALDKLIHTWRFLDQPWVLTTQAAVSLALPQARLALLEDLRVHPLATDFHRPQPDAVAMFNLTSGSTGMPKCIMLTHQNLISRARGTNLLCGHSPEDIILNWLPFDHIGSISDWHLRCVALGCRMVYVPKERVLGEPLYWLELLDRYRISHSWAPNFAYALINQALKQPGTHAWDLTCVKTLLSAGEAVAPQTVSEFLANLARWGLKPTVMQPAFGMAELGSGITYFQPTPEEPLVYHTVDKTALSPGAPLVRISAGASTALTFVDLGPPIPGVSLRIVDREHNVLPEDTVGALHIQGAVVFRGYYRNPEASQAVLLADGWFDTGDLGFLAQGHLVVVGRQKESIILNGANYYSHDIEQVVEAVAGVEVSFTAACAVRDAGQVSDRLAIFFVPNARVDLVHVLHAIRQRLGQGAGVQADYLLPVAKTAIPKTGIGKIQRGQLKQRFEAGEFSEALKRVDILLGNQNTVGDWFYRKVWQIFSPPLVQPHETAAISGEPRALSPPPRAGHTLIFVDELGLGAFVGERLSAVVWVQPGAEFLRRDAGHFCIHPAVPEHYHRLLETLDREGIAIHRVVHCWTYEDIPAPIPDLDQTRGLKSLLALTQALAQEERQRVELFVVSKNIQPVLPSDPLNWPHSTLLGLMHTIGQELPGLDCRHIDLPTEALAVNGAWVLRELTLVSRDREVAYRQGERRVARLQRVDLVAEPKQSVPLQPKGMYLLSGGLGGVGLEVAKYLLQHYQARLILVGRTEALGERLEALEGLKGLGEVVYEALDCANLNALREATERAKVRWGCPLDGVLHLAGVYQEHLLVEETPETLQAVLHPKLQGTWALHQLLTEQPQPGLFVSFSSVCGARGGAMVGAYAAAHSFLDTFVHYQRAVGLPQSYCLSWSLWDEVGLGRDYPWKTALLSRGYQPLSVRQGLQALLIGLSQANPHLLIGLDGRNPLLRAHCLGDLHPLQQVYAYYSPLGIPLLAESMEDRFGTPIRLVPVAVPEIPRYPDGRVKVRALLERASAPVDRKQTPTLPHSHVERTMAQIWQEVLQLDRVGVNDSFFDLGGHSILMAQVQVRLREVLQREVTLLDMFTYPTISALTKFLNRGAEDPPAFAPSQERATTRRQTVQQQRRLRQQHRATREGER, from the coding sequence ATGAGTGGGACCACGGGGATAGGTTTCGTAGCGGATAACAAACCTATCCTCCTGGAATTTGAAGCGGTTGGTTTTGCTGGCTCTGGTTCGCAGGGGTCGCTGTTCTTGCAGACGCCTACAACTGGGCGCATCGAAGCTGCGCTACGTGAGGTCTTCACGGTGTTGGACTGTGTGGTTGTGAGCCGGGAAGCCGGAACCACTGGGGCACACATGATTGCCTATGTAGTCCCCACGGAGACCTTTAACCCCGAAGACCTCTGCCTAGACCGGCTGATGCCTGGGTTTACCTGCTCGCTCTCGTTTGTGGCGATTTCCGCCATCCCGCTGACTCGGACGGGTGCAGTGGACTGGATGGCGCTCGAGCATCTGGCGGTTCTTGACGCCGCGCTGCTTCAGCAATGGGAGTGCCGTCTGGGTGCTTCCTCTGGGATAAGCGATGTTGCTGTACTGGCTCAGGCCCATGTCCCGGTACTTCCGCCTTTACATCTAGCCGATGTGTTGCCGGACTGGAGTGCTCGGACTGTGCCTGGAGTCGCGACTCCAGTAGTTTCGTCCGCAGTGCCGATGTCTGTGGTCCAGGTGCCTGCCTTCCGCGATGGCGGGGTGCTGGCCCCGGACAGTCCTCAGACGCTCCCGGAACTTTTGGCTTGGGCGGCGGATATCGCGCCTGAGCAGGGGATTACCTACTTGCTGGCAGACGGCAGCGAGCAGACGCAGACCTATCCCCAACTGTGGGAAGAAGCCCGCCGTATCCTCCGGGGCTTGCAAAGCCTGGGTCTGGAGCCCCAAAATCCGGTCCTCCTCCAGCTAGAAGCCCATCAAGACTTGATCCCAGCTTTTTGGGGGTGTCTGTTGGGTGGGTTTGTCCCGCTGATCCTCCCGTTACCTCCGACTTTTGAGCAGCCCAACAGCGCCTTGGACAAACTGATCCATACGTGGCGCTTCCTGGATCAGCCCTGGGTCTTGACCACTCAAGCAGCGGTAAGCTTGGCCCTGCCGCAGGCCCGCCTTGCCCTCCTCGAAGACTTGCGTGTGCACCCTCTGGCTACAGACTTCCATCGGCCTCAACCCGATGCTGTGGCGATGTTTAACCTGACTTCGGGCAGTACCGGGATGCCCAAGTGCATCATGCTCACCCACCAAAACCTCATCAGCCGCGCCCGAGGCACCAATCTTTTGTGCGGACATAGCCCAGAGGACATCATCCTCAACTGGCTACCCTTCGACCATATCGGCAGCATTTCTGACTGGCACCTGCGCTGTGTGGCTTTGGGGTGCCGCATGGTCTATGTCCCCAAAGAACGGGTCTTAGGCGAACCGCTCTACTGGCTGGAGTTATTGGACCGCTACCGCATCAGCCACAGTTGGGCACCCAATTTCGCCTACGCCTTGATCAATCAAGCACTCAAGCAGCCCGGTACACACGCCTGGGACCTCACTTGCGTCAAAACCTTACTCAGTGCTGGGGAGGCGGTTGCGCCGCAGACGGTCTCCGAATTCCTGGCGAATTTAGCTCGTTGGGGCCTCAAACCAACCGTGATGCAGCCGGCTTTTGGCATGGCTGAATTGGGCTCAGGCATCACTTATTTCCAACCCACCCCGGAAGAACCGCTGGTCTACCACACCGTAGACAAGACCGCCCTCAGTCCGGGGGCACCCCTGGTCCGCATTTCTGCTGGAGCAAGCACGGCGCTGACTTTTGTGGACCTTGGCCCACCGATTCCTGGGGTGAGCCTGCGTATTGTCGATAGGGAACACAACGTGCTTCCTGAAGACACGGTTGGGGCGTTGCATATCCAAGGAGCCGTCGTTTTTAGGGGCTACTACCGCAATCCTGAGGCGAGTCAGGCGGTCCTGCTGGCGGATGGGTGGTTCGATACCGGGGACCTGGGCTTTCTGGCGCAGGGGCATCTGGTGGTCGTGGGTCGCCAAAAAGAGAGCATCATCCTCAACGGAGCCAACTACTACAGCCACGATATCGAGCAGGTGGTGGAGGCTGTCGCGGGGGTGGAAGTTTCTTTTACGGCAGCCTGTGCAGTGCGTGACGCGGGTCAGGTCAGCGATAGACTGGCGATTTTCTTTGTGCCCAACGCCCGAGTAGACCTAGTGCACGTCCTCCATGCCATCCGTCAACGGCTGGGGCAGGGCGCAGGGGTGCAGGCGGACTATCTGCTCCCGGTGGCAAAAACAGCTATCCCTAAGACAGGCATCGGCAAAATTCAACGGGGGCAACTCAAGCAACGCTTCGAGGCGGGTGAATTTAGCGAGGCCCTAAAGCGGGTGGATATCTTGCTGGGCAACCAAAACACCGTGGGCGACTGGTTTTATCGCAAGGTCTGGCAGATTTTCTCACCCCCCCTCGTGCAGCCACACGAAACGGCAGCAATCAGCGGGGAGCCGCGAGCGTTGTCCCCGCCGCCGCGAGCGGGCCATACCCTGATTTTTGTGGATGAACTGGGGTTGGGAGCTTTTGTGGGGGAACGGCTGTCAGCGGTGGTTTGGGTGCAGCCGGGGGCGGAGTTCTTGCGCCGGGATGCCGGTCACTTCTGCATCCATCCCGCTGTCCCTGAGCATTATCACCGGCTTTTGGAGACGCTGGACCGGGAGGGCATCGCTATCCATCGCGTCGTGCACTGTTGGACGTATGAAGACATCCCTGCACCCATCCCCGATCTAGATCAGACGCGGGGGCTCAAGAGCCTGTTGGCGTTGACGCAGGCACTGGCGCAAGAGGAGCGCCAACGAGTTGAGCTTTTTGTGGTCTCCAAAAATATCCAGCCTGTCCTCCCCTCTGACCCCCTGAACTGGCCGCACAGCACGCTTTTAGGGCTGATGCACACCATAGGTCAGGAGTTGCCTGGGCTGGATTGCCGCCATATTGACCTGCCGACAGAAGCCTTGGCGGTGAACGGGGCGTGGGTGCTCAGGGAGCTGACGCTGGTCTCTCGGGACCGGGAAGTGGCCTATCGGCAGGGGGAGCGCCGCGTAGCTCGCTTGCAGCGCGTGGATCTAGTCGCAGAACCGAAGCAATCTGTGCCTTTGCAGCCCAAGGGAATGTATCTGCTCAGCGGGGGGCTGGGTGGGGTGGGGCTGGAGGTGGCTAAGTACCTGCTTCAGCATTATCAAGCCCGCCTGATCCTAGTCGGGCGAACTGAAGCGCTCGGTGAGCGGCTGGAAGCCCTGGAGGGGCTCAAGGGCTTGGGGGAGGTCGTCTATGAAGCGCTGGACTGCGCCAACTTGAATGCCCTGCGCGAAGCAACCGAGCGCGCCAAAGTACGCTGGGGCTGCCCGCTCGATGGGGTGCTGCACTTGGCGGGGGTCTATCAGGAGCACCTGCTGGTGGAAGAGACCCCGGAGACCCTGCAAGCTGTGCTCCATCCAAAACTTCAGGGGACTTGGGCGCTCCATCAACTGCTCACCGAGCAGCCGCAACCGGGCTTGTTTGTCAGCTTCTCGTCGGTCTGCGGCGCACGGGGCGGGGCCATGGTCGGAGCGTATGCAGCAGCCCACAGCTTTTTGGATACGTTTGTGCATTATCAGCGGGCGGTGGGCTTGCCCCAGAGCTATTGCCTGAGTTGGAGTCTGTGGGACGAGGTGGGCTTGGGCCGTGACTACCCCTGGAAAACTGCGCTCCTCAGCCGGGGCTATCAGCCACTCTCGGTGCGGCAGGGTTTGCAGGCGTTACTCATTGGTTTGAGCCAAGCTAATCCCCACCTGCTGATCGGTCTGGATGGTCGGAACCCGCTGCTGCGTGCCCATTGTCTGGGAGACCTCCATCCTCTACAACAGGTCTACGCCTACTACAGTCCCCTGGGGATACCGCTTCTCGCTGAATCTATGGAGGACCGCTTTGGAACACCCATTCGGCTGGTGCCGGTCGCTGTTCCTGAGATCCCCCGCTATCCCGATGGTCGGGTCAAGGTCCGGGCGTTGTTGGAGCGCGCGTCGGCTCCTGTCGATCGCAAGCAGACCCCAACGCTACCCCATAGCCACGTCGAGCGAACCATGGCCCAAATCTGGCAGGAGGTCTTGCAGCTAGACCGGGTGGGCGTTAATGACAGTTTTTTTGACCTCGGGGGCCATTCGATCTTGATGGCACAGGTCCAGGTCCGGTTGCGCGAAGTGCTACAGCGCGAAGTCACTCTATTGGATATGTTTACCTACCCGACTATCAGTGCCCTAACTAAATTTCTAAACCGCGGGGCGGAGGACCCTCCAGCCTTTGCGCCCAGCCAAGAACGGGCCACCACCCGCAGACAGACCGTACAGCAACAACGCAGGCTTCGACAACAGCACCGGGCAACACGCGAGGGGGAGCGATGA
- a CDS encoding type I polyketide synthase: protein MNNMDENAIAIVGMAGRFPGATNLDAFWQNLKAGVESISFFSDAELRQAGVPPERLQDANYIKAAPLLADSEFFDAAFFGYAPAEAIALDPQQRLFLECAWESLEHAGYNPDTYPGAIGVYGGIGINTYMLYSRTYPDLSGDFLTSLAGSSPDFLATRTAYKLNLRGPSVTVQTACSTALVAVHMACQSLLNGEMDMALAGAVSLWILPKSGYQYLEGGIVSPDGHCRAFDKEASGTLFGNGVGLVVLKRLTDALADGDHIHAVIRGSAVNNDGSGKIGYTATSVDGQAQVIAEALALAGVDPDSVTYVEAHGTGTALGDPIEIAGLTKAFRAGTDRTGYCAVGSVKSNIGHMGVASGIAGLLKTVLALDHKLVPPSLHFETPNPQIDFANSPFYVVTQPQPWSDADGPRRAGVSSLGIGGTNAHAILEEAPSLVSEASLRPEYLLVCSAKTPKALAQAQQNLAAHLERHPDLDLADVAFTLQVGRKPFYHRSCLVVRDRAEAIAALTSGEGLQIADREPRPRPVAFMFSGQGAQYGGMAQGLYQREPVFADLIDRQAQLLKPLLGMDLRQILYPQAHATHAAQTRLEQTRLAQPALFVVEYALARLWQSWGVAPQAMIGHSIGEYVAACLAGVFTLEEALTLVAARGRLMQQVAGGQMLSIRLPLEEVNALLDADLALAASNGPLRQVVAGPTERIERLQAQLVGQGVDCRLLRTSHAFHSPMLDPIRESLRQHVGKISLQPPQIPYLSNVTGTWITAEEATDPDYWVRHLREPVQFDAGLHELLTDPERILLEVGPGVTLSTLAQEKAAGHLVLCSLPHPRAEEKDSATLLKSLGQLWLAGTDIDWSGFYAHERRLRLVLPTYPFERERYWLDPQPAAARSGGHPLLGERLRSPLNRAVQFASVLSVARLPYLHDHRVHGLIVLPAAAYLEAVLAAAGEVFGTQGLVLEEVVIQEPLILSEAEQRHFQVILERKGDRSAGFEVFSLVDAAADAWTRHVTGLVRVEPTATPPTAPDRAAIAELQARCPMLAEYYRPLAQQGLEYGPTFQGIAQLWRRDGEAFAQLKVPQALMATLGAYQIHPALFDSFLQVSVAALPRSQEDIYLPLSLEQVRVLGPVSTTLWASAQVQPGTQSQGETFTVDLLLWDETGRVVAQIRGLLAKRASRGALLRREPWEDGLYTIQWQARKRAATRSMAPGSWLILADRGGWGMQVARLLEERGESCTLVYAGTGAEELDPSQPEGFHQQVQEWFKHAQRPPKGVLHLWGLQTTDLETAQLLGCGSALSLVQGLVQQASLAAGPPPRLWLVTQGVQAITKTDRVDVAQATLWGLGRVVAQEHPELWGGLVDLDLTTPAQAKNLVEELLGSDGEDQLAFRAGERLTARLVQERISKTTPLALSIEGSYLVTGGLGALGLQVARWLVDRGARSLVLVGRKGPSASAIEVLAALEQAGAQILVLQADIAQFAEVERVLGHVLLPLKGIIHAAGALDDGVLLRQDWERFARVLAPKVQGAWHLHRLTRDLPLDFFVLFSSIAALLGSPGQGNYTAANAFLDALAHRRRAEGLPALSVNWGPWAEGGMATARGDRQVHPWLNQGLELIPPEQAFAALEQLLAQNLTQRGVMPVRWAQFLQQYPAGGAPALLRDMLPAAVTAPALDLNQRLAQALPGERLELLVNHVREQAAKVLGFTQTLDPRQPLRDLGLDSLLALNLTRNLGATLGRTLPATLLFNHPTVEALAGHLARGVLALDLTEPEAPPMAPDSLDHLATQLQALSEDELEALLLQKLDLL from the coding sequence ATGAATAACATGGACGAAAATGCTATTGCCATTGTCGGCATGGCGGGCCGCTTTCCGGGGGCTACAAACCTAGATGCATTCTGGCAAAACCTCAAAGCGGGCGTCGAATCCATTTCTTTTTTCAGTGACGCCGAACTGCGCCAAGCGGGTGTCCCGCCTGAACGGCTCCAAGACGCCAACTATATAAAAGCTGCGCCCCTGTTGGCGGATAGCGAGTTCTTTGATGCGGCCTTTTTTGGTTATGCTCCCGCCGAAGCTATCGCGCTCGACCCTCAGCAACGGCTCTTTTTGGAGTGTGCCTGGGAATCGCTGGAGCACGCGGGCTACAACCCGGACACCTACCCTGGCGCGATTGGGGTCTATGGGGGCATCGGCATCAATACCTATATGCTCTACAGCCGGACCTACCCGGACCTGAGCGGGGATTTTTTGACTTCTCTGGCGGGGAGCTCACCGGATTTTCTGGCGACGCGCACTGCCTACAAGCTCAATTTACGAGGGCCGAGTGTCACCGTTCAGACAGCCTGTTCAACAGCACTCGTGGCGGTGCATATGGCCTGTCAGAGCCTGCTCAATGGCGAGATGGACATGGCCCTCGCCGGGGCAGTTTCGCTGTGGATCTTGCCCAAGAGCGGCTATCAGTATTTGGAAGGGGGCATTGTTTCACCGGACGGGCATTGTCGGGCTTTCGATAAAGAGGCGTCCGGGACGCTCTTTGGCAATGGTGTGGGTTTGGTGGTCCTAAAACGGCTCACGGACGCCCTGGCGGACGGGGATCATATCCATGCGGTAATCAGAGGTTCGGCGGTCAACAATGACGGCTCCGGGAAGATTGGCTATACAGCAACCAGTGTGGATGGGCAGGCGCAGGTCATCGCCGAAGCCTTGGCTCTGGCTGGGGTGGACCCGGACTCGGTGACCTATGTTGAGGCGCATGGGACGGGGACCGCCTTGGGTGACCCGATCGAGATTGCGGGGCTGACCAAGGCCTTTCGCGCGGGCACAGACCGGACGGGATATTGTGCCGTAGGTTCGGTGAAGAGCAATATCGGGCATATGGGGGTTGCTTCGGGGATCGCGGGCTTGCTCAAGACGGTGCTGGCGTTGGACCACAAGCTAGTACCGCCCAGCCTACACTTCGAGACGCCCAACCCGCAGATTGACTTTGCCAACAGTCCTTTTTATGTGGTGACGCAGCCACAGCCTTGGTCAGACGCCGATGGCCCGCGCCGCGCTGGGGTCAGTTCTCTGGGGATCGGGGGTACCAATGCCCATGCCATCCTCGAAGAAGCGCCAAGTCTGGTCTCTGAAGCCTCGCTGCGCCCGGAATATTTACTGGTCTGCTCAGCTAAGACCCCCAAGGCGTTGGCTCAGGCTCAACAAAACCTCGCGGCGCATCTAGAGCGCCATCCCGACCTGGATCTGGCGGATGTGGCCTTTACTTTGCAGGTGGGGCGCAAGCCGTTTTATCACCGCTCTTGTCTCGTTGTCCGTGACCGGGCGGAGGCGATAGCGGCCTTGACTTCGGGGGAGGGCCTTCAAATAGCGGACCGGGAGCCGCGTCCCCGTCCGGTGGCGTTTATGTTCTCGGGGCAGGGGGCGCAATACGGGGGGATGGCTCAGGGGCTCTATCAGCGCGAGCCGGTGTTTGCAGACCTCATTGACCGGCAGGCTCAACTGCTAAAACCTTTGCTGGGAATGGATTTGCGTCAAATCTTGTACCCGCAGGCGCACGCCACGCACGCAGCCCAAACCCGGCTGGAGCAGACGCGCCTTGCGCAACCGGCCCTCTTTGTCGTCGAATACGCTCTGGCTCGTCTCTGGCAATCCTGGGGCGTCGCGCCGCAGGCGATGATCGGGCACAGTATCGGTGAATATGTAGCGGCTTGTCTAGCAGGGGTATTCACGCTGGAGGAAGCCCTGACGCTGGTTGCAGCGCGCGGGCGCTTGATGCAGCAGGTGGCGGGGGGGCAGATGCTCTCGATCCGGCTACCTCTGGAGGAAGTGAACGCGCTCTTGGATGCAGATTTAGCGCTAGCTGCCAGCAATGGACCCCTGCGGCAGGTCGTCGCGGGGCCGACTGAGCGCATCGAGCGGTTGCAGGCCCAACTTGTGGGACAGGGTGTAGACTGCCGACTGCTGCGCACATCCCATGCGTTTCACTCCCCGATGCTCGATCCGATCCGGGAGTCCTTGCGCCAACATGTGGGCAAAATCTCCCTCCAACCCCCGCAGATTCCCTACCTCTCCAATGTGACCGGGACCTGGATCACCGCTGAGGAAGCCACCGATCCTGACTATTGGGTGCGGCATTTGCGCGAGCCTGTCCAATTTGATGCGGGGCTGCACGAACTGCTCACCGACCCTGAGCGGATCTTGCTGGAGGTCGGCCCTGGCGTCACTTTGAGCACCCTGGCTCAGGAAAAGGCTGCGGGGCATTTAGTGCTCTGTTCGCTCCCGCATCCTCGGGCTGAGGAGAAAGATAGTGCCACGCTCTTGAAGAGTTTGGGGCAACTCTGGTTGGCGGGCACGGATATCGATTGGTCGGGATTTTATGCCCATGAGCGGCGGCTACGGCTGGTTTTGCCCACCTATCCCTTTGAGCGGGAACGGTATTGGCTCGATCCGCAGCCAGCGGCTGCACGATCAGGCGGACATCCCTTGCTCGGGGAGCGGTTGCGTTCCCCGCTGAATCGAGCTGTGCAGTTTGCCTCGGTGCTGAGCGTGGCGCGACTGCCCTATCTGCACGATCATCGCGTCCACGGACTGATCGTACTCCCGGCAGCAGCTTATCTGGAAGCGGTGCTGGCGGCGGCGGGGGAGGTGTTTGGGACGCAGGGGCTGGTTTTGGAAGAAGTCGTGATTCAGGAACCGCTAATCTTGAGCGAGGCGGAGCAGCGGCACTTCCAGGTCATTTTGGAGCGCAAGGGGGACCGGAGTGCCGGGTTTGAAGTGTTTAGTCTGGTGGACGCAGCGGCAGATGCCTGGACGCGCCATGTAACCGGGCTGGTCCGGGTGGAACCGACAGCTACTCCTCCTACTGCCCCGGATCGAGCGGCGATAGCTGAGCTACAGGCGCGCTGTCCCATGCTCGCTGAATACTACCGACCGTTGGCCCAACAGGGTCTGGAATATGGCCCGACCTTTCAGGGGATAGCGCAGCTTTGGCGGCGGGATGGGGAGGCGTTCGCCCAACTCAAAGTTCCACAAGCGCTGATGGCTACGCTGGGGGCTTATCAGATCCATCCGGCTCTTTTTGACAGTTTTCTCCAGGTCTCGGTGGCGGCCCTGCCGCGCTCGCAAGAGGATATCTATCTACCCTTGAGCCTAGAGCAGGTGCGGGTCTTGGGTCCGGTCAGTACCACACTTTGGGCTTCTGCTCAGGTACAACCGGGGACGCAGAGCCAAGGCGAGACCTTCACGGTAGATCTGCTCCTCTGGGATGAAACAGGGCGCGTCGTGGCTCAAATTCGGGGTCTCCTGGCAAAACGGGCCTCCCGTGGGGCGTTGCTGCGTCGGGAACCCTGGGAAGACGGGCTGTATACGATTCAATGGCAGGCCCGCAAGCGGGCTGCTACCCGTTCGATGGCTCCTGGTTCCTGGCTGATTTTGGCGGACCGGGGGGGCTGGGGGATGCAGGTGGCCCGTCTTTTGGAAGAGCGCGGGGAGTCCTGCACGCTAGTCTATGCCGGGACGGGCGCAGAGGAGCTGGACCCGTCCCAACCCGAGGGATTTCACCAACAGGTGCAGGAATGGTTTAAGCACGCGCAGCGTCCGCCTAAAGGGGTACTTCACCTATGGGGACTCCAAACTACCGATCTAGAAACCGCTCAACTACTCGGTTGTGGCAGTGCTTTGTCCCTCGTTCAGGGCTTGGTTCAGCAAGCGAGTCTCGCGGCTGGCCCTCCCCCGCGGCTCTGGCTGGTGACGCAGGGCGTGCAGGCCATCACAAAAACCGACCGGGTGGACGTGGCTCAGGCGACGCTCTGGGGCTTGGGACGGGTGGTCGCGCAGGAACATCCCGAACTCTGGGGCGGGCTGGTGGATCTGGACCTGACCACCCCTGCGCAGGCGAAAAACTTGGTTGAAGAGCTGCTGGGCTCGGACGGCGAAGACCAACTGGCCTTCAGAGCAGGAGAACGGCTGACAGCCCGACTGGTGCAGGAGCGTATCTCCAAAACCACCCCACTTGCGCTCAGCATAGAAGGTAGCTATCTGGTCACCGGAGGACTGGGGGCTCTTGGGCTTCAGGTCGCCCGCTGGTTGGTGGACCGGGGTGCGCGTTCTTTGGTGCTGGTCGGACGCAAGGGGCCTTCTGCGTCCGCAATCGAGGTCCTCGCTGCGTTGGAGCAGGCAGGAGCACAGATTCTCGTCCTGCAAGCAGATATAGCTCAGTTCGCGGAAGTAGAACGGGTCCTCGGGCACGTTCTACTTCCGCTTAAGGGAATTATTCATGCGGCGGGTGCCCTCGATGACGGGGTGCTCCTCAGACAGGACTGGGAACGTTTTGCTCGGGTGCTCGCGCCCAAAGTGCAGGGGGCATGGCACCTCCATCGGTTGACCCGAGACCTGCCCCTGGATTTCTTTGTTCTGTTCTCCTCGATAGCTGCGCTCCTTGGTTCGCCGGGACAGGGCAACTACACTGCGGCCAATGCGTTTCTGGATGCGCTGGCGCACAGGCGGCGGGCGGAAGGACTCCCTGCGCTGAGTGTGAATTGGGGTCCGTGGGCCGAGGGAGGGATGGCTACTGCACGAGGTGACCGGCAAGTCCATCCCTGGCTCAACCAAGGGCTAGAGCTGATCCCACCCGAGCAGGCTTTCGCGGCTCTGGAGCAATTGCTGGCCCAAAACCTGACCCAAAGGGGCGTCATGCCGGTGCGGTGGGCGCAGTTTCTCCAGCAATATCCCGCTGGCGGGGCACCGGCCTTGTTGCGCGATATGCTGCCCGCCGCCGTTACAGCCCCGGCCCTCGACCTCAACCAACGCTTGGCCCAAGCCCTCCCCGGGGAACGGCTGGAACTGTTGGTCAACCATGTGCGTGAGCAGGCGGCAAAAGTCCTGGGCTTCACCCAAACGCTGGACCCCCGGCAGCCTCTGCGCGACTTGGGCCTCGACTCGCTGCTCGCCCTCAACCTGACGCGCAACCTGGGAGCCACGCTTGGACGCACCCTGCCTGCGACCTTGCTCTTTAATCACCCGACCGTCGAAGCCCTGGCGGGACATCTGGCCCGCGGGGTGTTAGCTCTAGATCTGACCGAGCCGGAAGCCCCTCCCATGGCTCCCGATAGCTTGGATCACTTGGCTACACAACTCCAAGCGCTGTCTGAAGACGAGCTAGAGGCGCTATTACTGCAAAAACTGGACCTGCTGTGA
- a CDS encoding aminotransferase class V-fold PLP-dependent enzyme: MQHRSLFPALANKTYLNFGGQGPLPQPALEALYHAYQEIQQRGPFSGATAAWMTQQLSHVRTRIATELGASPDTITLTENVSVGCNIALWGLDWQAGDHLLLSDCEYPGVLAAVAELQRRFQIEVSTCPLAATLNEGDPVAVVSAHLKPHTRLVVLSHIFWNTGQVLPLADIIAACHAYTAARRPIRVLVDAAQSVGVLPLNLTDLAADFYAFTGHKWWCGPEGVGGLYVRPEAQADLHPTFISWRGLVGAQLESFPDGRRFEIGTSAYPLQVGLATALDIHAQWGTPQERYHRIQALAGYLWRGLTGLPLTCLQTQAPQAGLVTFSTGSAPLRLVQFLEAKGLQVRVIPQPACVRVCVHYLTLTTEIDHLLEGIQQFYQQ; this comes from the coding sequence ATGCAGCACCGCTCTTTATTCCCGGCGCTAGCTAACAAAACCTACCTTAATTTCGGGGGGCAAGGCCCTCTACCCCAGCCTGCGCTGGAGGCGCTCTACCACGCCTACCAGGAAATTCAGCAGCGGGGGCCATTTTCCGGGGCCACAGCAGCCTGGATGACCCAGCAGTTGAGCCACGTTCGCACCCGCATCGCTACTGAACTAGGGGCCAGTCCAGACACCATCACGCTGACAGAAAATGTCTCTGTCGGCTGTAACATCGCTTTGTGGGGGTTGGACTGGCAAGCAGGCGACCACTTGCTATTATCGGACTGCGAATATCCAGGGGTCCTCGCAGCAGTAGCAGAACTGCAACGCCGCTTCCAGATCGAGGTATCCACCTGTCCCCTGGCGGCCACCTTGAACGAGGGCGACCCGGTGGCAGTTGTCAGTGCACACCTCAAGCCCCACACCCGCCTGGTAGTTCTGAGCCATATCTTCTGGAATACAGGTCAGGTTTTGCCGCTAGCTGATATCATCGCAGCCTGTCATGCCTATACCGCAGCCAGACGACCCATTAGAGTCCTCGTCGATGCAGCCCAGTCAGTGGGCGTCCTCCCCCTAAATCTGACCGACTTAGCGGCGGACTTCTATGCCTTCACCGGTCACAAATGGTGGTGCGGTCCAGAGGGTGTGGGGGGCCTCTATGTGCGGCCTGAGGCCCAAGCGGATCTGCACCCGACCTTTATCAGTTGGCGCGGTCTTGTTGGGGCTCAACTGGAATCGTTCCCCGACGGACGCCGCTTCGAGATTGGCACCTCAGCCTATCCGCTCCAGGTCGGTCTAGCGACTGCACTCGACATACATGCCCAATGGGGTACTCCGCAGGAGCGCTACCACCGTATTCAGGCGTTGGCTGGGTACCTCTGGCGCGGACTGACCGGACTTCCGCTTACCTGCTTGCAAACTCAGGCTCCACAGGCGGGTCTGGTGACGTTTTCTACGGGGTCGGCTCCGCTGCGCTTGGTTCAGTTTTTGGAGGCTAAAGGGCTCCAGGTCCGGGTGATTCCCCAGCCTGCGTGCGTACGCGTCTGTGTTCATTACCTGACCCTAACCACCGAAATTGACCACTTACTCGAAGGTATCCAACAGTTTTACCAGCAGTAG